In Chrysemys picta bellii isolate R12L10 chromosome 3, ASM1138683v2, whole genome shotgun sequence, a single genomic region encodes these proteins:
- the C3H2orf50 gene encoding uncharacterized protein C2orf50 homolog, with the protein MGSRSTGFRRTTSAGYRLPAARPLVKLASSSSPSLSTTQHGKALPASRVLAQQAARAQEEEQAALQRDPVRQDKIWREFMDAEWRGRKYWYQNWGFMKDYDPMGKKKEQEQLPEYMPVFSDKIPNTTNQTIGSRMNTEIGKTLVNMDYFLSRGRQKKKLEHEFQPS; encoded by the exons ATGGGAAGCAGATCAACTGGATTCAGGAGAACCACCTCCGCCGGGTACCGGTTACCAGCAGCCAGACCTTTGGTGAAACTCGCCTCATCCTCATCTCCTTCTCTCAGCACCACCCAGCATGGGAAAGCTCTGCCTGCCAGTCGGGTCTTAGCACAACAGGCAGCCCGggcccaggaggaggagcaggcagcACTGCAGAGGGACCCGGTTCGGCAGGACAAGATCTGGAGGGAGTTTATGGATGCTGAgtggaggggaagaaaatattg gTACCAGAATTGGGGTTTCATGAAGGACTATGATCCAATG GGTAAGAAAAAGGAGCAGGAGCAACTGCCCGAGTATATGCCTGTGTTCTCAGACAAAATTCCCAACACCACCAACCAGACTATCGGCAGTAGAATGAACACTGAAATTGGCAAAACTCTAGTAAACATGGATTACTTCCTCAGCCGTGGAAGACAAAAGAAGAAACTTGAGCATGAGTTCCAGCCCTCCTAG